CCCTCCCCCCAgcatgccagggcagggacagggcttcAGGGATGGCCAAGGGCCCAGATCCACCCTTACCCAGTGCCGGCACCGCAGCAGGATTTCCTGGAACACCCTGGTGGCCATCTGCAGGGTGGGGAGTGGCAGGAGGGGCCCCACttcagcaggcagtgctggggatagcagcagctcagccaggccccccaggagcagcccaatCTCctgggaagaagaggaaggtcAGCAAgtctggcagggaggaggagaagctggGATGGGTGGCGGCAGGGCTGCAAGCCAGGtagcctggctgtgccacagcagggGACTATCAGTGTCTGGGAAGAAGCTGGGCTCCataagggcagggagggggctgGTTTTGGGAGCCTGCTAGCTGCATCCTTCCTGGAAGGGGGTGAGGACATCTGGGAGAGCACTGAAGTAAGGACAGAAATTCTCCTGTGTTCATCCCCAGCGAATGCCCCAGGGAGAGGTGAAGCTGGAGAAGGCTGGATGATGGGTGCCATGCTAGGCTGCCCCTCTCCCAGTGCCATAAGGAGGAGTCCCTACCTTCACTGACACCCAGCAGCACGTCAGGATCAGGCTGTGCTCCTCTGACAGCAGGACTGAAtcactctcctcttcctcttgcccCTGGCCCTTCCCCAACATGATGAGGGAGCCAATGGCATTCCCCATCTCTGCAAATgatggggcagcagctgcaaaaggAAAAGCCAGGTCTGAGCAGGGTGTAGGGCAGTGGGAGGGGGACGCTGTTAGGGTTTGGGAGGACCTGTAGTCCCCTGTCAGAATGCACACAAATGGCaatggctcctgccctgccacatGCCCCACTCAGGAATGCAGCTGCATTTTTCCCACTGCTCTTTCCAAGGCCTGTAAGGTCTCTGCCAGCCCCTTCTTTCCCAACTGTTTTTATCTGGCAGGTGCCTCACTGCTCCTGGAAGGCTTTTGCCTCTAATGCTCCTGTTCTCCCATGGAGTTGAGAAAGGGACCCaaagccaggcccagcccaaCAATGGTCCCCTGCTAGAGGAACTGAGCCCAAAGTAAGTGCATtcccctggggctggagggCTGCTGGACCAGGAATGACTGTGGTGGAGTAGTCAGTGGCTCCCAGGGATGGAtcccagggctggttctgccgCCATGGGGACACACTCACCTTGCTCATCAGCACCAGGGCCttgctggctctgcagagcccccagGAGGAGGGAGGTGATGTCTCTCACTGTGGTCACGAGGCAGGTGAGGAactcctgccagctctgcaccaactctgctgcctgcatggAGACGGCCacctctggcacctggagcaggcACCTGCGCAGGGCTGCGATGGCTCCTGCAGAACACCCACCTCTGCTCactgtgctgtcagcacagccctgcctctcctgcctgAGCTGCGGCTGACGTGGCTCAGGGGCAGGGGAGTCAACAGGGCCCTGGGTGAGGGGTGTGCAaggcaggggcagtgccaaAACAGGGAAACCAAGGCAAGGATGTGGCACCAGCAACGAGCTGTGGCCAGAGTCCTGCCATGATTCTGGTCTGCTCCaggtcccaggcagctgctgcaggagctgctccctgccctgccctgcccagctggggccGTACCGTGCATcggtgctgtggctgctgcccgcAGCAGGTCCTGGTGTGCCACCTTGTACTGGGCCTGCAGCACGTGCAGAAGGTGCTGGGCAAAGCACAGCCCTCggctgggcagtgtcagggctgccTCAGCCTCCAGGGACAGGCTCTTCATGGTGCCACTGTCTGACCTGGGGCAACACGCAGATCCTGCTGTGAGTACCAGGGATTTTCCTGCCCATCTTGTGCtatgcagctccttcctcccccagtGCAGACACCTCAGCCCTCCCCAGCTTCCTGCTGCAAGGCTATTGCAAACCCCATCTATGACCACAGACTGGTGAAGCACCAGTGCTGCCAACACACTCTTGGAGGGtcctgtgccaccacagggagagagagggccATGCCAGAAGCTCATACTTCTGCAGGATGGTCTTCATCAGCACAGATCCAGCTTCAGCCTCCTGCACTCGGGGGCTGCCCAGGGTGTCCTGGGCCAGCTGGAAGAGAGCCTGGGCAATGGGCTCAGGGAATGTGGTAGGGAAGTAGCGGACAAGCAGCTCCGAGGCCAAGTCTCTGATCTGCCAGGACAGAGAAGACATGGGGAAAAGTGGGACATGGGAGAATGGGAACCATGGTGGGCTTCTCTAAGTCTGCTGGAGGCCATCTTTATCACCTCCCTTTAGCTTTATGAGGCTCACCTCGTTAGTGCTGtcctgcaggcagctcagcagtgccaaCAAATTGGGCTGGGAGAAGAAGTCCCAGCAGCCTCTCTGCCTGGCATAGCTCAGCAGTGTGGCCATGGTCCCTGTGATGAGGACATGGGGCGGTGGGGTGGGGTTGGCTGGGAGTATCCCCACAGCTACAGGTGATACTCCAGGTAGCTTGCCTGTACTCACGTGGGGGCTGGCCTTTCTTCCTGTCAGGGCTCCAGGTGTCTGTGCAGGTCTCCAAAACAGCAGCCAGAAGGAGCAGAGCCATCTTCTTCCTCTGGTAGTTGGAGCCTGGGCTGAGTGAGGCgatgctgagctgcagcagccattCCACAAAGCCTGTGGGCAGAGAGCATGGCAGCAAGGGATGCCGGGGCACACGTGAATCTCCGAGGGCTGGGGTGCAGGTGCTCAGTGGCCGCCTCACCTACTGCCTGGgcgagctgctctgctccctctgccgGCCCGGAGCGCCGCGGCGCCTTCCCCCGCAGCTGGGCCAGCGAGCTGTCCCGCAGCCGCACCAGCGCCTTCCTCAcggctgcctgcagcagctgccggAACGAGGAGGAGTCGCAGTTGAGGTTGAGGGGCAGGAACTCCCGCAGCAGCCGCACCTCGGTGCCCGAGAGGGGCTGGTTGGTGttggggctgcagcagagcaggcccAGCGCTGCCAGCCGAATGCCCTCCTCACGGGTGCCCAGGCAGCGGGAGAGCCgctccagagcctcctcccCCAGCGGCAGGGCCCCTGCCACACTCTTCTGTGCCTTCAGCACGGACACCCAGGCCCGGAGTGACATCGTGTCCTGGCCGCCAAACTGGgcggccagcagtgcctgggtggCCGGGAGCTGCCGCAGGGTCCAGGTGAGGAGGTGGTTGGCACTGTTGCTCTGCAGGatgggcaggggagagcagaggccctgggagagcagggggaGCCAGCGCAGTGCccactgctctgccagggcctcctcTGTGCCCCGCTGCCCATCCCGCCACTCGCTGCACTGCTGCCGCACCAGGACCTTGTAGGCCTCGGCCGCGGCAGGACACAGGTGGTTGGTGGAGAGGCAGCTCAGGAGATGCTGTGGCAGGTCTGGGTAGGCATCCAGCACCTGGGAGAAAGGCAGGTGACCCTCATCTCCCTGTCAGGCTGAAAGCTGCATTCGGGGGAAAGACAGATGGGTACAGGCCACACTGAAGTCACCCCTGGCACTGAGCATCTCTGGTACCTCAAAGCTGCTTCTGGTGGGCACTGACAGGCAAAGCTTCCCTTCCCACTGGCACTCCCCAGGGATGCACTGATGTAGCTCACTACCCCAGGGATGCTAAAATTGCCCCTCCGGGTGGGAAGGTTCCCTGCCCACACAGCTGAACTGGGTAGAAGGTGACAGGCAGTGGACTGAGGCTGTGCCACCTCAGCAACAGAGCCAGGTGGCACTAAAACTCCCAAACCCCTGCCTTCCCTACCTGCTGGCTGCCCATGTAGGGGACGATGGCACACAGGGGCACGTATCTTGCTTTGATCTGCCAAGGCATTGAGACCACCCTCTGCAGCATCTGTTGGTAGAGGGGTCTCTCCTGGTCCTGGAAGTGCTGGCATTCCAGGTGGTAGATCTCCAGGAGCAATCGGAAGGAGCTATGGATGAACTCAGACACACCTTCCACCTGTGGGAGAAGGACAACAAACAGGGGGGTTAGGGTGGGCTCCCTCTCATGTCTTGCTGTCCTGTGGCAGGTGAAGCACTGGGACATGGCCCTTTAGAGCCTGTGTGTGACAAATGCCACAACCCCAGCAGtgtgcctgcccctgccctggcagctacAGGCAAGGGAGTCTATTTGGCTGATGGAGCTGAACAGCAGGGATGTGTTATGGGCTAGGgacagcagctgagccaggtgaaGGAAGAGCTGTTCCTGGCTGCCACATTTGGTGCCCTTTGGCACTGTGTCCTTACCGGGGTCTCTGCGTTGTTCCACAGCAGCTGGGTGAGCTCCTGGAGGAGCTCAGAGTCCTGGGCCAGGACATGGGTCCCCGTCAGgtgccagagagcagccaggcccTCCCGCAGGCGCTGCAGCCACAGCGCACAGGCtgccaaaacagaaaacagagagctctgctgcagccctccCCCAGATTCACCTgcaccagggccagcacaggctgtggcCTTAAGGACCCTGtgtgcaggggcagcagctcccctgtCAGGTACACAAGACCCCAAGAGGGCAAATGTCCATTGGGCAGGAACAGAAATTAATAGCAGTTTCCAAAACAGCTACCAAGAAGCATCTTCCCTGGAGAAGATGAAGCACACGGGGACTCCATGCACCACAAGCACAGTGAACCTTTCATGGCAGGGTCACTGTCTCCTACCTTGGAAGCAGTAGTAGTGGCAGTCCTTCTGCTCCCTGGtcagggcacacacagcaggAAAGACCACatccagcagcaggcaggcctgcaggggcacagcagctcagggagagGGCAGGCACAGAATTTCCAGGGAGAAAACCCTGCCATGAGACAGGCAAGGAGAGCGCTGCCTGGTTCTCCTGCTCTCACAGAGCAcatctctgctccctgcctggcagTGCTCAGCCCGTGAAGACCTGGGAGAGGCTAGAGCTGGGCAGAGATgaggctgtgctctgcagggacagccccaagTTCATGCCATGGGAACACAGGGTGAACACTGCTTTGTTTGTGTAGGGGCCTTTGGCATCACTTTgtttcccagcccctcaggaaagagaaatccctgctgggatgtcTTTGGAAAAAGCTCCTTGGCCAACTGGCTTTGCTCAGCAGgatgcatggagctgctggtgtAGAGGGGTGCAGCCTGGCTTCATCCCCCAGGGATCTGCAGGCACCACAGGTGGCTGCCAGCCCTCTCCAAGGGCTCCCTCGAGCCCTGTCCACCAGGTTTGAGCTCTCCTACCTTGTTGGGGAGGCCCTCCAGCTGGCAGCTGAGGATGTCCATCTTGCAGCACGTCAGCACACCTCTGGTAAGCACCAGCTTCTCCAGCCCATCTGGTTCCAGGACAGGGGGCACTTCCACCACCAGCTCCCCAAATTTCAGCTCTCCAGTGCCTGCTGGAAAATGGCTCCAATGGATGGAAGGAAGGTGGCAAAcccaaatgctgctctgagagcAACTGCCATGGCTCATTCCAGGACATCCATGGGAGGTGGCCAGAGACAGCTGGAGCTCCCAGACCCCAAGAGAGGCACAGCAACAGAGTCCAGCCTGGCACCAGCCTCTGTCCCCAGACACTCCTGCCACCCTTTGCCAGAGGCCCTCCTCAGCTCAGGATGGAGCACACACCTCGGTTGGGGAGCTGGAACAGGGTCAGCACTGCACTGGCCccatgctggggctggggggccgTGTTCACCAAcatgctcagggctgtgcctgccagcagcctcGTGTCCTTGTTCAGGGCCTGGACTCACAGGGAGGCAAAGGCACAACTCAAAACACCATTTAAACCCCAGCCACATTTAACTGCCCCTGCAAACAGCGACATGGGGTGCCTCAGACATGCCAGACACTGAGCTGTCTCTGCAGGCTCGCCTTGGGGAGGGGAATGGGGAAAGCACCGGGGAAggacagcactgctctgctccttgggACAGGCAGCCCCACCCCTCCCAGGGCTGGACCCACCTTCCCCCAAGCCACCTCCAGCAGCAGTCCCAGGAGGCTCTGCAGGGTCTCACTCTTTCCTGATGTGCTCCACGCCAGGGGAGCCACATCCTTTGGCAGCACCTGGAAGACCTGGAGGCAggcctggaggagcaggaggtgccaCAGGGATGATCAGTATTCCTTACctctgaaaaagcagcaaaaccccaGGAACGGCCATTCAAAGCAGCTCGATGCGTTACATCCCTCTGGAcactgctgccagtgcccagcctgtccctgcaggtaCTGATCCCTCCCCCCTGCCCACGGTGGCTCTTACCTTGATGACCAGGTagccccaggtgctgccaggggtgggctggccctgcagcacccagtgCAGGGTGCTGGCCAGGcgctgcagcagcaggggcaggttctgctgccagtgctgccggcccaggctgctctcctcCAGGAACATGGACACTGCGGGCAAGGGGACAGCAtcagcccccagccctcctgcagcctgccctgctcccagttCAGCCAAGGGTGTTGGTGAGTGAGGTAAGAAGCGGCTGGGATGCAGGGGATGCTTTGGCTTGTCTGGTTTCCAGCTGtgggtgggcagagctggatgctgctgggacCTCTGCAGAGATCACACAGATCTGGCTgatccctgctcccctcccatGAGCACAGAGGACCCAGTTTGGGTTGGTAGGAAATGTTCTGTGCCCTCGTGGTGTGAGCTGGGAGAAAACCCCAGAAGGTAAGGAACAGAGGCTAACCTGACTGAAGGTCCTCAGGAGACAGCACCTGCAGAGACAGAAGGATAGTTTGTCCTCTGTGACAACATGCTGGGGCTCAGTGCCTTGGGCAGGAGGGTTCTGCCAGTGCCATAAGCTGCCCCAGGGatgagcaaagggctggtgtgATAGGCAGCCACCTGTTGCCAGCTGTAAGCAAGGGCAAATCCCCAGAATCAAGGGAAGTGAAGTGAAGGACCAGAGGCAGCCCAAACCAGGTCTCTGTGACACTTGGTCTTCAGACAAGTCCCCATGAAAGCCAGTGACACTGCACAGCTGGGGTTCTCTCACctctccctgcagtgccaggccaCTCAGCAGTGTGTCCACCTCCTGGGCCAGCAGGGCTTCCTTCCCCACTGCCAGCTGGGTCACCATCTGCCAAGAGACACCCCAGGTCAGCTACTCTGCCCAGATCCCTGGGAGACACCACTGCCAAGTGCTACTGGGGGAGCCTGCACCACCTGTGAGCCCCTTTGCTGGTAAGGATGGCAGAAagctccagggctgtgccaggagtgggcAAAGCCAGCCCAGCCTTACAGACCTGTTCCAGTTtctggaaggagctgcagctgctggttgCCTCCATCTGGAAAGCCAGGACACAGCGGAGCAGGGGTCGTGCCTCTGCCTCACCCAGTGCCTGCAGACCCTCACTCAGCGCCCGTGTCAGCTGGAgagcctcctccaggtgctTCTCTTTGCATCTCTTGGCAGTGCTCCTGGAACGGGACAAGGACAGGGGTGAGGATACCCCGGCTCGGTGAAGTTTGTAGTGGGGGAATACCCCGACTCAGTGGGatctgggtttggggtgccccagcCTGCGGTGCTGCTCTCTCCCCGTGCGCTCAGCATTGCCCTGGAGCGGGGACGGAGGGGCGGCGGCAGGGGGGGAGCTACACAAAATCCTCAAAGCCCAGCGCCTGCAAACCCTTGGTGGGCAGAAGGGCACGAAAATCCTAAAACCTgcagtcctgctgctgctgagcaggctGGACGGGAATGGGGAGCACCGTGAGCGTGGCTCGAACCATCGCTGAGTATCGATCTGCCCaccctcccttcttccctcccGACCCGCGCCCGCGGCATGCACGGCCGCTACACGCCGGGGGTTTCCCGAGGCAGCCGCCACCGGGGGACACCGGGAGCTCCCTCCCCGGGGCCCGCCCTCTTACCCCGCGAAGTGCCGCAGGCAGCGCAGGCAGGAGAGCACCGTGGGGGCGAGGCCCCGTGAGCCGTAGAAGGCGGCGCAGGCCCGCGCCTCCCGCTCGGCGCCCATGGCGGCCGCACCACAGAGCCGGGCCcgctgcggcgctcggcggcGCCCCCTGGCGCTGTCCCGGCGCAGCACCGCCCGCAGCGGCGACCGGGACCCGCGGTGCTTCcctcattccttccttccttcacccTGCCCGGGACCCGCGGTGCTTCcctcattccttccttccttccttcacccTGCCCGGGACCCGCGGTGCTTCcctcattccttccttccttccttcacccTGCCCGGGACCCGCGGTGCTTCcctcattccttccttccttcacccTGCCCGGGACCCGCGGTGCTTCcctcattccttccttccttccttcacccTGCCCGGGACCCGCGGTGCTTCcctcattccttccttccttcacccCGGCCGGGACCCGCGCCGGCTGCAAGGCAGGAGTTTAGAAGCATCATCATCCCAAACTGTTTCCGTAGTTGGGGAAAAGCGAGACAACCCAGAACTTCCGAAACCCCGGTGCTGCCTGCCGAGCACAGAGGGATTTGGGCAGTATGAGGCGGTGTAAGATCTCTGAAATGCCAACTGGAATGCTCCAGGGTGAAGCAGCTGTCAGATTCCATCGTGGTTCATTGCGGAAGAGGAGGTTTGGTACCCCACATCCTCCACCACGGACACCATCTCTGATAGCCAGCACCACTACTCGTAGCATCCCTACTAGCAGTATCACTAATAACACTGCTACCCAGTGGAGAGATTCCACTTCTTCCTGTGGAATAAAATGGCCTTTGGGGAGAGAGACATGTTTATTGTAATTATCATCAAATCAAAATGAGTTTATTGGAGCTCTTAATCTTATTTGGCACAGGGCTGAACAATTTTAATTGACAGAATTTTAAGATCATCTTCAAAAGCCAGGGGTCCAGGTATGCCCTGACTGCTGCCAATATCAATGAGTCAAAGAGCCCAGGATTTGTCCCAGGTAAGGCAGAGGAGTGCAGGAGGATGGTTACATCCCTCAGATGTGATCCTCCATTTCCTCAGCATCACAGCCACCCCACACTGGTAATAGGGAGTGGGGAGAAGCACTGCCAAACAAGAGCTCCCACAGGTGCCAACGCACAGGCAGGGGCAAGGCAGAGGAGGGTGCTGCCATGCTGTAGGGTTTCCAGCACTCCTGTTCCCATCACCTTGTGCTGCCTGCAGAAGGGAGGGGCagaggagggaaagggggatttttttcttgtttcaccATAGGAAGGATTTTCAAACCCTATAAATTCACTTTTGACAAGTGAACAGCTAAAGCAGATTAACCTTTTTGCTAATCCTCTATAATGGCTTTGGAATCTCCTTAACCAATAAGAAAATTATAAGaacctgtttcttttctttttatctatatctatattGTCCTCTCTTGTCTgcatgttttttctttcttgttttattttcctttccttttctaatATGAAATAGCCCAGCGATCCTatctcccagaggctcagtAAACAGTACATCAGAAATCCCTTTCCTTTATTCCCCTCTGGTAACAGGGTGCAGAGAAGTGTCTGCCGATTGGGATTTGATTACCAGCAGCTATCAAAAGTCTCTTTGTACAATCTGGGTCCTAAATCCCATAATTCTTTGATAAAAGAAGTATTACCAGTCCATTTTCTGTAGTGAAAGGTATGGGAGGAATGAAAGAAAGCAATCAGCAGAGATCCTAATAGGCTAAGTGCATGTGTGGTAGGaagacagggctgggacaggatgcccagggaaagGCATCCTTTGTTAAGGATGGGGAAGGAGAATTAATCCTCTTCAGGCATCTGAACAGAGCTGGTCggatcctgcccctgcccatggcacgtCCCAGCTCACCGGCTCTGTGGCCCCTCTGGACCAGCACAGAGGGGGGAGCAGAACCTGGCCCCACATCCACCCCTTGTGTCAGTGTTTGGGTACATGCATAAAAGCTGGGAGCAGTTTCAGTGATCTCTGGAATTAGGGCATCCCCAGTGCCTGTCTGGAGCACTGACACCTTGGCAGGGCAGAGTGAACACGTCCAGACTGAGCCGCTACAAAGGTGCCTTCGTCCCAAAAGGTAAAGATTTGCAGAGCTCAGTTATAATCCAAGTTACACCACTGGAACAGCTGAAGGCGAGGCAAATAAAGGGatggaaggaaaagcagcagtttGGTTTGAAGTGAGTCACACGTAGAACAGCTATGGGGCATCTCTTCCCAGCACTGAGGGACCTGCAGGTGAGGAAGGACAGGCAGTGAGCAGGGATGAGGAGAGAAGGGAGCTGAGAGAGGCTCTCCTGGGGAGTGGCTGTAGGTTTTTCAGGGTGCTGGAGGCATTGCTGAGCTGTCCAGGGTCTTTGGTGTGCAGTTGTTTCACAGCACCCACCCGTGTGTCTCCTTGGGGTACCATGAGTGGGACTGCAAGGAAACACCAGGTGTGAATGCTCCCCACATGAGCTCCAGGGCCTCACTCCTCACCTGGGCTTAAACTGCACTGAGGGCAAGGGAACTTGGGCTTAAACTTTGCTAAGCAACCTGATCTCAGCCACACCTTCTCTATTTTATTCCCAGCTACTCAGTCAGTTAAAAACACAGGATCCGAGATGTGGATCCAGATCCTCCTCCTGTGGATCGCAGCTGCCAGGCCTTGCTGTTTGTCCTTGggaggggcagagccaggcttcCCTTCCCGTCCTGAATCTTGGCCATGGCCTCtccccagcttctctggctgggcaggagctgggaattgaACTGGCTTTGGGAAAGTTGGCTGTGGTACTGCGTCCACACTCCTGCCTGGATGGCTGTAGGACCTTGCTGAGAGCAAGCACACAGAGGCACCAGCAGCAACAatcctccccttcccttccccacacAGAGCATGGCTCAGCTGCATGGGAGGTGGTTACATGCCACTAAGCTgtggtgcagagctgctgcaagcaGTTTGTAATCTAATTTACTAAGGGCTTTGAATCCTTACAAAGAGTATGTTGGATACATGCAAAGCATCTGCATTATTACAGTGATTAGGGCAGCAGAGatgggggaaaggggaaggagggaaaatacaatttctctgctttcagcagaaaataaatcaaCTTTCACAGAGAATTCTGGCAAAGCCAAAGGCTGTGCTGTCAttaaaaatgattttttatTAAGCTGAACTCTCTCTTCTCTCATATTGTATGATATGACAGCTCTCTTTTGATGGGAAAGCTTTCATTTGGCCAGAGAAAGGGATAATTTGCTTCTTTTAAGGAGTTAATCCTCTGGTCCATTTCCGGGCTGGGAACAGCTATCCTCCCCCTTCCTTGGATAGGAGCTGCAACACAATGGAGATCATAACCACCTCAAATCTACACCCGAGATGGAGAAATCAGATTTCCTTCTCCAGTCATTTTTGTGGGATTAGCTAAATCTTAGATCCACACTAACCCTTCACAAAGCTGCCAAGATTAgttagaatttattttatttgcaggGGGGTTTACGGTTTTCTTTCCAAAGGGATTGTATCTCTctcactatatatatatatttagagTGGTTTCAGTCATAACACAGCTAGgtcagagggaggaaaagagtgtgtgtataaaataaaaactcagCTGCAAGAATGACAGTCACTTGAAATGCCAAGACAAAGCCATGGTTCTGGATGGCTTTGCCAGTCCATTTTAAAAGCTATCCTTTGCCTAGCAAAACCCCACTAGGGAGCCAGTGAAGGGAGAGCAAagccccccagctgggctgcctGTTTGCCCAGGATGtctgcagagccagtgccaggggctgaggctgccaGGAGAGGCCTGAAGAAGCCATGTCCGTTCAGCATTGAGGACATCCTCTCCAGCCccacggagaagagcccccAGGTCGTGGTGCCACTGTGCCTACGGAGCATCCTGGACTGCACACCTCAGAGGCCCTGTGAGCTGGAGAccatcccagccagctccctgcaggaggaggaggaggaagaagaggaggaagagctggaaggggcaggctgcagctgctgctgctgctctcacacGAGTGCCcgttccctgcaggagctgccggCGTGGCTGGGTGAGCGTTTGGGTTTGGTTCAGGGGTCGGGCTTGCTGAGGGGCTggtgccagtgctgggggcagggggAAACCTGGCTGTTAATGGCAATATGGCATCTGGCCACAGTGGTCTTGGGCCTGAGGCCCAGCAATCCAAGCTGTTCCTAGCAGGGCTCCTAAGAGTGGAAACTTTCACCAGAAATGCTGCCAGGGCTTGAAAAGCAGAGGGTGCTGACTGTAAGGGGATATTACTGATTAGTGTGAAACTCTTGAGAGAATGATGCTTCTAGGGGTGTAGGCTCTCTGTGGAGTGTGGGATCCCATGGCCATGCTGCCcatgtgcagagctgtgcctgtgcttccTGACATCACCAGCCCTGGGGAACCACACCTATCCTTTAAGGAAAAGAGTTTTGGCTACATCTAGCAAAATTActgtagaaaataaaaagtagcAAACCATTAAAAATGCAGTTCAAGAGCAACCTGAAAGTTCAGAATTCCCTTGTGTCAGGGCTGAAACACAGATCTTTGCTGGTCTGTGAGTTTGCAGTTATTTTCTGGAGCTGGCCATAGTGCAACTGGtaagcaaacaaagaaaac
This portion of the Agelaius phoeniceus isolate bAgePho1 chromosome 18, bAgePho1.hap1, whole genome shotgun sequence genome encodes:
- the LOC129128435 gene encoding tRNA (32-2'-O)-methyltransferase regulator THADA-like isoform X2, producing the protein MGAEREARACAAFYGSRGLAPTVLSCLRCLRHFAGSTAKRCKEKHLEEALQLTRALSEGLQALGEAEARPLLRCVLAFQMEATSSCSSFQKLEQMVTQLAVGKEALLAQEVDTLLSGLALQGEVLSPEDLQSVSMFLEESSLGRQHWQQNLPLLLQRLASTLHWVLQGQPTPGSTWGYLVIKACLQVFQVLPKDVAPLAWSTSGKSETLQSLLGLLLEVAWGKALNKDTRLLAGTALSMLVNTAPQPQHGASAVLTLFQLPNRGTGELKFGELVVEVPPVLEPDGLEKLVLTRGVLTCCKMDILSCQLEGLPNKACLLLDVVFPAVCALTREQKDCHYYCFQACALWLQRLREGLAALWHLTGTHVLAQDSELLQELTQLLWNNAETPVEGVSEFIHSSFRLLLEIYHLECQHFQDQERPLYQQMLQRVVSMPWQIKARYVPLCAIVPYMGSQQVLDAYPDLPQHLLSCLSTNHLCPAAAEAYKVLVRQQCSEWRDGQRGTEEALAEQWALRWLPLLSQGLCSPLPILQSNSANHLLTWTLRQLPATQALLAAQFGGQDTMSLRAWVSVLKAQKSVAGALPLGEEALERLSRCLGTREEGIRLAALGLLCCSPNTNQPLSGTEVRLLREFLPLNLNCDSSSFRQLLQAAVRKALVRLRDSSLAQLRGKAPRRSGPAEGAEQLAQAVGFVEWLLQLSIASLSPGSNYQRKKMALLLLAAVLETCTDTWSPDRKKGQPPRTMATLLSYARQRGCWDFFSQPNLLALLSCLQDSTNEIRDLASELLVRYFPTTFPEPIAQALFQLAQDTLGSPRVQEAEAGSVLMKTILQKSDSGTMKSLSLEAEAALTLPSRGLCFAQHLLHVLQAQYKVAHQDLLRAAATAPMHGAIAALRRCLLQVPEVAVSMQAAELVQSWQEFLTCLVTTVRDITSLLLGALQSQQGPGADEQAAAPSFAEMGNAIGSLIMLGKGQGQEEEESDSVLLSEEHSLILTCCWVSVKEIGLLLGGLAELLLSPALPAEVGPLLPLPTLQMATRVFQEILLRCRHWGAVEGCSMGFTKFCAALLNHPDPELQAIPRAVLEQGLEALGGPRSSSITRRAAGFPMLFLCIVSGEAPAQARPLLTHCIQTLLSLAAMALPQDWDQTLDLPQVCALHVLQTLVRGAGLGGAVLCHATPMMALALRGLGSPCWAMRNAAIQLFSALTSRLLGQPWSHRDGCPSEGLSLHAFLSQHPKLGAVLLGELKVATAPTSGGPRLHPALHAVLTLLAQLQPGADIAGSSSAPFLEPLLGLAESPIYAVRAMAAKALVPVVAPPQRCRLLLQLARQLPAAPGQIRSHNDVHGHLLQMQALLGCATGTGGLSAEALHPVALQLEARGWLLTQAQRCPLVRAAFLQVLALLPTSFSPGFAQYIHDTISSELGSLLQGAKSGCAEPQVGSAILHQTMAHFVCSEAARLADSERIAAVCSLLQQPNPDIQLAILNWVIAGEGGSCKEVENALGLTLLESLQSVLQERRDEEFLRLYLEALLHLYRDPSSWSQEASSKLHGSSRSCLEMLLHMVEAECPGPDLLFQALCAASLLLAHQCRDKDAVLVERWCAALEECSRSAGSELLRLAAARSLQLAGPSLLQPSLRGTCSLQMAGPSLLQPSLRAAHPSLVPVALRLINMAIHLLQDEEREVRHEASGFASLLRQSPGELLQNGCIFVQDNVGLQSLLELLLGEFGEHPETFNSLLQHIPVLDVRSVVEELEANKAASLYKEDEPNVFAEPAVLAQQLLPVLVQLLEKAPTGSPVHASALQWLEATGPSVLRDLQYCKHCWSQGPAARWGMKALGCAKLHTALAVLLVRAWLVAQVLRVLGEGATTTPGLGCGSQELEQELELVQGLLVQHGLAPVPKQDNAPGELAPLLGSDSSRHAAV